A genome region from Pseudanabaena sp. Chao 1811 includes the following:
- a CDS encoding competence/damage-inducible protein A, translating to MNAGAEILCIGTELLLGEILNSNAQYLAQQLALLGVPHFYQTVVGDNPDRIHQALEIAASRSSLIITTGGLGPTPDDLTTEAIANFFDTPLEERPEIWERIQQMAAQTGRQLTANNRKQALLPKGSEILHNPVGTAPGMIWEPQPNLLILTFPGVPSELYPMWEQTAAPLLQARNYGQGIFHSKVLLYWGIAESALATKVNHLFDLKNPTVAPYANYGQARLRITARANTQEEAIALIAPVEAEIRELTGEFCYGTDEETLASVAGKLLQERGQTLAVAESCTGGWLGQTITEVSGSSSYFLGGVISYSNEVKADLLNVDHQTLDQYGAVSAIVAEQMAIGVKSKLKSDWGISITGIAGPTGGTETKPVGLVYVGIADPQGKVEAIELRFSPSRGRNWIRMATVSSALDLFRKRFVMIG from the coding sequence ATGAATGCAGGTGCGGAAATTCTTTGCATTGGGACAGAGTTATTACTGGGCGAAATTCTGAATAGTAATGCTCAATATCTAGCTCAACAGTTGGCGTTATTGGGAGTCCCACATTTTTATCAAACCGTTGTTGGAGATAACCCCGATCGCATTCATCAAGCCCTAGAAATTGCCGCTAGTCGCTCTAGCTTAATCATTACTACTGGTGGCTTGGGACCCACACCTGACGATCTCACCACCGAGGCGATCGCTAATTTCTTTGATACCCCCCTTGAAGAGCGTCCCGAAATTTGGGAACGCATTCAGCAAATGGCAGCGCAAACTGGTCGCCAACTTACTGCCAACAATCGCAAACAAGCCTTGCTACCCAAGGGATCTGAAATTTTACATAATCCCGTTGGTACTGCCCCCGGCATGATCTGGGAACCCCAACCCAATTTATTAATTCTCACCTTCCCCGGTGTACCGAGTGAGCTATATCCGATGTGGGAGCAAACGGCTGCCCCTTTGTTGCAAGCCAGAAATTATGGACAAGGCATATTTCACTCCAAAGTGTTGCTGTACTGGGGGATCGCTGAATCAGCATTAGCAACTAAAGTCAATCACTTATTCGATCTTAAAAATCCCACAGTTGCACCCTATGCCAACTATGGACAAGCCAGACTCAGGATTACGGCAAGAGCCAATACTCAAGAAGAGGCGATCGCCTTAATTGCCCCCGTCGAAGCGGAAATCCGCGAACTCACAGGCGAGTTTTGCTATGGTACTGATGAGGAAACCTTAGCAAGTGTGGCAGGTAAACTCTTACAAGAACGCGGACAAACCCTCGCCGTTGCCGAGTCCTGCACAGGTGGATGGTTAGGGCAAACAATAACAGAGGTATCAGGTAGCTCCAGCTATTTCCTCGGTGGTGTGATTAGCTATAGCAATGAAGTCAAGGCTGATTTGTTAAATGTCGATCACCAAACTCTCGATCAATATGGTGCTGTTAGTGCGATCGTTGCCGAACAAATGGCGATCGGGGTGAAGTCAAAACTTAAATCTGATTGGGGCATTAGCATTACGGGGATCGCAGGTCCAACGGGTGGCACAGAGACTAAACCTGTGGGGCTAGTTTATGTCGGGATCGCTGATCCTCAGGGCAAAGTCGAGGCGATCGAGTTGCGGTTTAGTCCCTCTAGAGGTAGAAATTGGATCAGAATGGCAACTGTAAGCTCAGCTTTAGATTTGTTTAGAAAAAGATTTGTTATGATTGGGTAA
- the nrdJ gene encoding ribonucleoside-triphosphate reductase, adenosylcobalamin-dependent has translation MVQEFIRLSQEVRFPDSAPAAYPVFFRTYSRKYNNKRESWAEVCDRTLTGLKTLGKLTQEQADLIDKMQKQLKSLTSGRWLWVGGTDWVDRPENFSGSYNCTSTNVIDWRSFGLMMDLAMQGSGTGGVLEPQYISQLPVIRNQLQVNVIGAIGATPVEKRRHNTEVEFDYANNAVKFHVGDSRQGWVKSYQSLLELSSDEKFDASKPVQITVDISDVRPSGEPLKGFGGMANPVKLPTLYDRCASILNKAIGRQLTSVECCILIDEAAVCIVAGNIRRCLPAGALVHSESGLVPIEKIRIGDRVLTSKGFYPVTNFFDQGRQSLCRIKTEDGYFECTPDHKVAVLEDVYGAYRMVKAKDLKADDRLIFVPKAITGTATELPEFKGTLAPNAKRITIPALTADVAYFIGYLHGDGSVGSDGWRVRFRISEDQQQIIDKLIAVGELFGLDTYTLRTPEQSKAKAFELQFNSSALNQYLSQFKQAFTSINIPDCILLATANIREAYLAGLADADGCFSQGVLVASVHSDFLRQVQSVYASLGITARLCHSTRKRTGKWEGELVTVGETAFDKTANLFSTYSLRFAQIQKVRPKSFNDHGFPKSMVRPIVNTYQYHWGAVHKQMPALTVKKYIPECTDLIPVKVKSVEFDVRVAPTYDIEVASIHEFVCEGILVSNSAGMRQFSSEDALGSVAKDNLWQQDEAGNWRIDPERDALRMANHTRVFHRKPTEQECIDAVRKQYYSGEGAIQWAGEAIARSNADLITTPELKRDFLAAYVKGEGKEWLRSQQTEVTERELEHRLQRYALNPCGEITGADFHCNLSEVHLNQLNPRNEKEQEEAFKAGALSVAALLNHLFNEERYQFSREVDPIVGVSFTGLFDFFVHAFGVEWLRWWEAGRPDTVQGLDFKEKEADYLNRWREIVHQTVWEYCDAHGLRRPNRCTTTQPAGTKSLLTGASPGWHPPKAQRFIRRITFRKEDPVARACMDYGYSIIPSQSDKDENGQLLNDPFDPRCTEWLVEIPVSVSWADLDGADQVEISKFDVMAQFDFYMQVQKHYTRHNTSATLELREHEIEPLGKKIYEAIRDDEGYISAALLARFDDLQTFPRLPFEPIDKATYEKLSAEVLVRRKSDDFYASLLRYDSGELMDAGPAGCDSDKCMFPEQKP, from the coding sequence ATGGTGCAAGAATTTATTCGCCTCTCCCAAGAGGTTAGATTCCCCGACAGCGCTCCTGCCGCTTACCCCGTATTTTTCAGGACTTATAGCCGCAAATATAATAATAAGCGGGAAAGCTGGGCGGAGGTATGCGATCGCACACTTACAGGTTTAAAAACACTAGGCAAGCTGACCCAAGAACAAGCTGACCTGATCGACAAGATGCAAAAGCAGCTTAAATCCCTCACCTCTGGGCGTTGGTTGTGGGTCGGTGGTACAGATTGGGTTGATCGACCTGAAAATTTCTCAGGCTCCTACAACTGCACCAGCACCAATGTCATCGACTGGCGCTCCTTTGGCTTGATGATGGATCTCGCCATGCAAGGCTCTGGCACGGGTGGCGTATTAGAGCCGCAGTACATCAGCCAATTGCCAGTAATTCGTAACCAGTTACAAGTCAATGTCATCGGTGCGATCGGGGCAACCCCCGTCGAAAAGCGTCGCCACAATACCGAAGTCGAGTTTGACTATGCCAATAATGCAGTTAAGTTCCATGTTGGCGATAGTCGTCAAGGTTGGGTCAAGTCCTACCAGTCTCTCCTAGAGCTATCTAGCGATGAAAAGTTTGACGCATCCAAGCCCGTTCAAATCACCGTTGACATCAGCGATGTCCGCCCCAGTGGTGAACCCCTCAAAGGCTTCGGCGGCATGGCAAATCCTGTCAAGTTGCCTACGCTTTATGATCGCTGCGCCAGCATTTTAAATAAAGCGATCGGTCGTCAACTCACCTCAGTTGAGTGCTGCATCCTCATCGATGAAGCCGCCGTTTGTATCGTAGCTGGTAATATTCGTCGTTGTCTCCCTGCTGGGGCATTGGTTCATAGTGAATCTGGATTAGTACCAATTGAAAAAATTCGGATCGGAGATCGGGTGCTAACCAGTAAGGGATTCTATCCTGTTACTAACTTCTTTGATCAAGGTAGACAATCACTTTGCCGAATCAAAACCGAAGACGGCTATTTTGAATGCACACCTGACCATAAAGTTGCAGTCTTGGAAGATGTATATGGCGCATATCGGATGGTTAAAGCTAAAGATCTCAAGGCAGATGACCGATTGATATTTGTACCAAAAGCCATTACTGGTACTGCGACTGAATTGCCAGAATTCAAAGGAACGTTAGCTCCGAATGCTAAACGAATCACTATTCCTGCACTTACCGCAGATGTCGCCTACTTCATTGGCTATTTGCACGGTGATGGCTCGGTTGGAAGTGATGGTTGGCGCGTGCGGTTCCGAATTTCTGAAGACCAACAACAGATCATTGATAAACTCATCGCTGTTGGAGAACTATTTGGATTAGATACTTATACGCTGAGAACACCAGAACAATCTAAAGCGAAGGCTTTTGAACTTCAATTCAACTCTAGTGCGCTCAATCAGTATCTATCTCAATTCAAACAAGCCTTTACTTCGATTAACATCCCTGACTGCATATTGTTGGCAACTGCTAATATCCGTGAAGCATACCTAGCTGGGTTGGCAGATGCTGATGGTTGTTTTAGTCAAGGCGTGTTAGTTGCATCAGTGCATTCTGATTTCTTGCGTCAAGTTCAATCGGTCTATGCTTCATTAGGGATCACAGCTAGGTTGTGTCATTCTACACGCAAGCGCACAGGTAAATGGGAAGGTGAACTAGTCACTGTTGGTGAAACAGCCTTTGATAAAACAGCTAACTTGTTTTCCACTTATTCATTACGTTTTGCTCAAATCCAAAAAGTTCGTCCTAAGTCATTTAATGATCATGGATTTCCAAAATCAATGGTCAGACCGATTGTAAATACCTATCAGTATCATTGGGGGGCAGTTCACAAACAAATGCCTGCACTCACAGTGAAGAAATATATTCCTGAATGCACAGATTTAATTCCTGTAAAGGTAAAATCAGTTGAGTTTGATGTCAGAGTTGCGCCGACTTATGACATTGAAGTTGCTTCCATTCATGAGTTTGTTTGTGAAGGTATTCTTGTTTCAAACAGTGCAGGTATGAGGCAATTCTCTTCTGAAGATGCGCTCGGTTCTGTCGCAAAGGATAATCTCTGGCAGCAGGATGAAGCAGGTAACTGGCGCATCGATCCTGAGCGCGATGCTTTGAGAATGGCGAACCACACAAGAGTATTCCATCGTAAACCCACTGAACAAGAATGTATTGATGCTGTTCGTAAGCAATATTATTCAGGTGAAGGAGCAATTCAATGGGCGGGTGAAGCGATCGCCCGTTCTAACGCAGACTTGATTACAACTCCCGAACTAAAGCGTGATTTCTTAGCGGCTTATGTGAAAGGCGAAGGAAAAGAATGGTTGCGATCGCAGCAGACCGAAGTCACTGAACGTGAGTTAGAACACAGATTACAGCGTTATGCTCTCAATCCTTGTGGTGAAATAACTGGGGCTGACTTCCATTGCAATTTGTCTGAGGTGCATCTCAATCAACTCAATCCTCGCAATGAGAAAGAACAGGAAGAAGCCTTTAAGGCAGGTGCTTTATCTGTCGCGGCTTTGCTCAATCATCTCTTCAATGAAGAACGCTATCAATTTAGCCGTGAAGTTGACCCAATTGTGGGTGTATCCTTCACAGGACTATTTGATTTCTTCGTTCATGCCTTTGGTGTGGAATGGTTGCGTTGGTGGGAAGCAGGTCGTCCTGACACGGTGCAGGGGCTAGACTTCAAAGAGAAGGAAGCTGATTATCTAAATCGCTGGCGTGAGATTGTGCATCAGACGGTTTGGGAATATTGCGACGCGCATGGTTTACGCCGCCCGAATCGTTGCACGACAACTCAACCAGCAGGCACAAAATCCTTACTGACTGGTGCTTCCCCTGGATGGCATCCGCCGAAGGCGCAGCGCTTTATCCGTCGGATCACTTTCCGTAAGGAAGATCCTGTGGCACGGGCTTGCATGGACTATGGCTATAGCATCATTCCTTCGCAATCGGATAAGGATGAGAATGGACAATTGCTAAACGATCCTTTCGATCCGAGATGTACGGAATGGTTGGTGGAGATTCCTGTGAGTGTTTCTTGGGCTGACCTTGACGGTGCTGATCAGGTGGAAATCAGTAAGTTCGATGTGATGGCGCAGTTTGATTTCTATATGCAGGTGCAGAAGCATTACACTCGCCATAATACTTCCGCAACTTTGGAATTGCGCGAGCATGAAATCGAGCCTTTAGGGAAGAAGATTTACGAAGCGATTCGTGATGATGAGGGTTATATCTCGGCGGCGCTATTAGCGCGTTTTGATGATCTGCAAACTTTCCCCCGTTTGCCCTTTGAACCAATCGATAAGGCAACTTATGAGAAGCTCAGTGCTGAGGTGCTAGTACGTCGCAAGTCTGATGATTTTTACGCAAGTTTGTTGCGTTATGATTCGGGTGAGTTGATGGATGCTGGCCCTGCGGGTTGCGATTCTGATAAGTGTATGTTCCCTGAACAGAAGCCATAA